One window of uncultured Erythrobacter sp. genomic DNA carries:
- a CDS encoding YfiR family protein, translating into MRSIISRCVLIGLVGIICAASVLFTPTVAHAQDKSRVRAALVYNIIRFARFPDAGDTLVLCALASDQSAPHLRAIEGRRAGSQRIRVSLLSSARQVSGNCDIVYLDSALPDTIRPARGQLVIGSARNFADRGGMVGLIEFGGQVRFVINDGAAGRAGVRFSSQLLQLAARVIT; encoded by the coding sequence ATGAGGTCGATCATAAGTCGATGCGTCCTGATTGGGCTGGTAGGTATCATCTGCGCAGCATCAGTCCTGTTCACGCCGACTGTTGCCCATGCGCAGGACAAGTCGCGGGTGCGCGCAGCGCTCGTCTATAACATCATCCGTTTCGCCCGCTTTCCGGATGCGGGCGACACGCTGGTTCTTTGCGCTCTCGCCAGCGATCAGAGTGCACCGCACCTGCGCGCGATTGAAGGGCGCCGGGCGGGCAGTCAGCGGATCCGCGTGTCGTTACTTTCCAGTGCACGGCAAGTGAGCGGCAATTGCGATATCGTTTATCTCGACAGCGCATTGCCTGACACGATCAGACCGGCGCGCGGGCAATTGGTGATCGGCTCTGCGCGCAATTTCGCTGACCGTGGCGGGATGGTCGGGTTGATCGAATTCGGCGGTCAGGTTCGCTTTGTCATCAATGATGGCGCCGCAGGCAGAGCCGGGGTGCGGTTTAGTTCTCAGCTATTACAACTGGCGGCGAGGGTAATCACATGA
- a CDS encoding TonB-dependent receptor — protein sequence MARSICYLNVLLAMGIAQPALAEAHGADLTSPVEAPLLALDDGAAAFDLPANAMPEDVIEDEPFADAMTADDLTPVAQDEPDGTDLFGLSLEELLSQEVTSAAKKSRRIADSAAAITVITQDDIMRSAARTVPDLLRMVPGMEIAEVQSSATSVSSRGFTSRFAANLLVMVDGAAIYSTSISGMFWDQALIPLQDIERIEVIRGPGGTLWGSNSISGIVNIITKQSIDTQDIRLNASVGTFDIRGEVGIGRQFNDEVGARIYGSYRRTEGLDSRFGSVPDNNWEGGLAGVRVDYAPSRDDNIVVLFELSDGNFMERLVDVSFDPFTPVSSIVALDNVFSATHALARWNHSGGEDFDLTVQGYFNSLSRTEFEAGIDRDLYDLSIEGRWRTSDTHEFNFGVAGRISHDHIENAEALSLPSSTNNDRWLSGYLQDDITLLPDVLRLTIGSKFELNNFTGTEIQPSARIFYRFDPDHAVWASASRAVRTPLLLAREMVGQIDLVREIPGFPVPVPIRTTLNGNPDAEAEEVLSFEAGIRGSLGSGWSYDAAAFYSEYNKLATSTAIAQTPIIVPPIPVPVGIRIDNTITNLGAGTGYGMELLLSGPVARWWQLDLSYSYLDLDLETGPESYILFGGDTSPKHQFRLNSAIDIGDRLSVDAFVHYVSGASSGRRDAYTDLDIRATYRVSSQVEMSLVGSNLLDGRRLEFFQDTLPLENFYVPRSAYVEARLRF from the coding sequence ATGGCGCGATCAATCTGTTACCTCAACGTACTTTTGGCCATGGGCATTGCGCAACCTGCTCTTGCCGAAGCGCATGGTGCTGATCTGACATCGCCGGTCGAGGCACCTTTGCTTGCACTCGACGACGGAGCCGCGGCCTTTGACTTGCCTGCCAATGCGATGCCGGAGGATGTCATTGAAGACGAGCCGTTTGCGGATGCCATGACTGCCGACGATTTGACGCCAGTTGCGCAAGATGAACCTGACGGGACTGACCTTTTTGGCCTTTCGCTGGAGGAGTTGTTGTCGCAGGAGGTTACCTCTGCGGCCAAGAAATCGCGCCGCATCGCCGATTCAGCCGCGGCCATCACAGTCATCACCCAGGACGACATTATGCGTTCTGCGGCGCGCACCGTGCCTGACCTGCTGCGGATGGTTCCCGGCATGGAAATTGCCGAAGTCCAGTCCTCGGCGACCTCGGTCTCCTCGCGCGGATTTACCTCGCGATTTGCGGCCAATCTGCTGGTGATGGTCGACGGCGCGGCGATCTACAGCACTTCGATCTCGGGCATGTTCTGGGATCAGGCGCTGATCCCCTTGCAGGACATCGAGCGCATCGAAGTGATCCGTGGACCGGGCGGAACCCTGTGGGGCAGCAATTCGATCAGCGGTATCGTCAACATTATCACCAAGCAGAGCATCGACACTCAGGACATCCGCCTTAATGCCAGTGTCGGTACGTTCGATATTCGCGGCGAAGTTGGCATCGGGCGCCAGTTTAACGACGAAGTCGGTGCGCGCATCTATGGCAGCTATCGCAGGACCGAAGGGCTCGATTCCCGCTTTGGTTCGGTCCCTGATAACAACTGGGAAGGCGGCCTGGCCGGCGTGCGGGTCGACTATGCACCTAGCCGCGATGACAATATCGTCGTGCTATTCGAATTGTCCGACGGCAACTTTATGGAGCGGCTCGTCGATGTAAGCTTCGATCCGTTTACGCCGGTTTCCAGCATCGTGGCGCTCGACAATGTCTTCAGCGCCACCCACGCACTGGCCCGATGGAATCATTCCGGCGGCGAGGATTTCGACCTTACCGTCCAAGGCTATTTCAATTCGCTTTCTCGCACCGAGTTCGAAGCAGGGATAGACCGCGATCTCTATGATCTTAGCATCGAGGGGCGCTGGCGCACCTCGGACACGCATGAATTCAATTTCGGCGTTGCCGGTCGAATTTCGCACGATCATATCGAGAATGCGGAGGCGCTCTCGTTACCGTCGTCGACAAACAATGACCGGTGGCTAAGCGGTTATCTGCAGGACGATATCACGCTGCTGCCTGACGTGCTGCGGCTGACAATCGGCTCGAAGTTCGAGTTGAACAATTTCACCGGAACCGAGATTCAGCCGAGCGCCCGGATATTCTACCGCTTTGATCCGGATCATGCGGTCTGGGCGTCTGCCTCGCGTGCAGTGCGAACTCCGCTGCTGCTTGCGCGCGAAATGGTGGGGCAGATTGATCTGGTTAGGGAGATCCCCGGATTTCCGGTGCCAGTTCCGATCCGCACGACACTGAACGGCAATCCCGACGCCGAAGCGGAGGAGGTGCTTTCATTCGAAGCAGGAATTCGCGGATCGCTGGGTTCAGGTTGGTCTTATGACGCAGCGGCCTTTTATTCCGAATACAACAAGTTGGCGACATCGACGGCTATCGCGCAAACACCGATTATCGTCCCGCCTATTCCGGTGCCGGTGGGCATCAGAATAGACAATACAATTACCAATCTCGGGGCCGGTACGGGCTATGGCATGGAGCTTTTGCTGAGCGGTCCGGTTGCGCGGTGGTGGCAGCTCGACCTGTCCTATTCCTATCTAGACCTCGATCTAGAGACCGGACCGGAAAGCTACATTCTGTTTGGTGGCGATACCTCGCCCAAACATCAGTTCCGGCTGAATTCGGCGATCGATATAGGCGACCGCCTCTCTGTCGATGCGTTCGTCCACTATGTTAGCGGAGCGTCGAGTGGGCGCCGCGATGCCTATACCGATCTTGATATCCGCGCGACATACCGGGTCAGTTCGCAGGTCGAGATGTCGCTGGTTGGGAGCAATCTTCTCGACGGCCGGCGGCTGGAATTTTTCCAAGACACGCTACCGCTTGAAAACTTCTACGTGCCGCGCAGTGCCTATGTCGAAGCGCGCCTGCGTTTCTGA